One Polycladomyces zharkentensis genomic region harbors:
- the panC gene encoding pantoate--beta-alanine ligase, which yields MKIIHSIQELRQTLRPLRAGTIGFVPTMGYLHRGHQSLMDRARQECDTVVVSVFVNPLQFGPNEDYDRYPRDLERDAAIAEAAGVDFLFAPSVDEMYPSESLTTVTLRRITEPLCGVSRPGHFDGVATVVTKLFHIVQPDKAYFGLKDAQQVAVIQQMTEDLNFPVEIVPCPTVREPDGLAMSSRNVYLTPEERKQATVLYRALRTAKEQIEAGRLTRAADVTAFLEKEIRTQPLADIDYVQVLTYPRLEPVDRLENERIIMAVAVRFGSTRLIDNLILPEEGDGACFAR from the coding sequence ATGAAGATCATTCATTCGATTCAGGAATTGCGGCAAACCTTGCGACCGCTTCGTGCGGGAACCATTGGTTTCGTACCGACGATGGGTTACTTGCATCGAGGCCATCAAAGCCTGATGGATCGGGCTCGCCAAGAGTGCGACACGGTTGTGGTATCCGTTTTTGTCAACCCGTTGCAGTTCGGGCCGAATGAGGATTACGACCGCTATCCCAGAGATCTGGAACGAGATGCGGCGATCGCCGAAGCTGCGGGCGTGGACTTTTTGTTCGCACCCAGTGTTGACGAGATGTATCCGTCGGAATCGTTGACCACCGTGACCCTGCGACGGATCACCGAGCCTTTGTGCGGCGTATCGCGTCCCGGCCATTTCGACGGAGTCGCGACCGTGGTGACGAAGCTGTTTCACATCGTCCAACCCGACAAGGCGTATTTCGGTTTGAAAGACGCGCAACAAGTCGCGGTCATTCAGCAGATGACGGAAGACCTCAATTTTCCGGTGGAGATCGTACCCTGTCCGACCGTCCGGGAGCCGGACGGTTTGGCGATGAGTTCCCGCAACGTGTACCTGACACCGGAGGAACGAAAGCAAGCGACCGTGTTGTACCGGGCTCTGCGCACGGCAAAGGAGCAAATTGAAGCGGGCAGACTGACACGGGCGGCAGATGTGACTGCTTTTTTGGAAAAAGAAATCCGTACACAACCGCTGGCAGACATCGACTACGTGCAGGTGCTGACCTATCCGCGTCTGGAGCCGGTTGACCGTTTGGAAAACGAGCGCATCATCATGGCGGTGGCGGTTCGGTTCGGCTCCACGCGGTTGATCGATAACCTGATTCTGCCGGAAGAGGGGGACGGAGCATGTTTCGCACGATGA
- a CDS encoding biotin--[acetyl-CoA-carboxylase] ligase, with the protein MGSEIRERLLALLVEHADHFVSGEEISRQLGCTRTAIWKHIDELRKAGYEIEAKPKAGYCLRYQPDRIAPEEIKALLSTRRFGHTIHYVESVGSTQWLAHQGVRSGAEEGALFLADEQTQGRGRMGRKWHSPPRSGIWMSLLLRPPIPLNLAPQLTLMASVGVTRAIRKETGLPVTIKWPNDLLINGKKVCGILTELRGEQDQIHYVVLGIGVNVNTPASSIPEDLKTIATSLTAESGRTYRRAELIAAILEELEHVYDLYLTEGFEPIRRSWESFACMLGQSVTAHTPQGPRQGIAKGLHASGALLLETDEGVVPVYSADIRQV; encoded by the coding sequence TTGGGAAGTGAGATCCGCGAACGCCTGTTGGCGTTGCTGGTCGAGCATGCCGATCATTTTGTATCCGGTGAGGAGATCAGCAGACAATTGGGTTGTACCCGGACGGCCATCTGGAAGCATATCGACGAACTGAGGAAAGCGGGGTATGAAATCGAGGCCAAACCGAAAGCGGGATATTGTCTCCGTTATCAGCCGGATCGGATTGCGCCGGAGGAGATCAAGGCATTGCTTTCCACGCGACGGTTCGGACATACCATTCATTATGTGGAATCGGTGGGTTCGACGCAGTGGTTGGCTCACCAAGGCGTGCGGTCCGGTGCCGAAGAGGGGGCCTTGTTTCTCGCCGACGAACAAACCCAGGGCCGCGGACGCATGGGGCGCAAATGGCACTCACCGCCGCGATCCGGTATATGGATGAGTTTGTTGTTGCGGCCACCGATCCCGCTCAATCTCGCTCCACAGTTGACGCTGATGGCGTCAGTCGGGGTGACGCGGGCCATCCGAAAGGAAACGGGTTTGCCGGTGACGATCAAATGGCCCAACGACCTGTTGATCAACGGAAAAAAAGTGTGCGGCATCCTGACGGAATTGAGAGGGGAGCAGGATCAAATTCATTACGTCGTTCTGGGGATCGGGGTGAATGTCAACACACCGGCTTCATCGATTCCCGAGGATTTGAAAACCATCGCCACCTCCCTGACCGCCGAAAGCGGGCGCACCTATCGGCGGGCGGAGCTGATTGCGGCGATTTTGGAAGAATTGGAGCATGTGTATGATCTGTATCTGACCGAAGGATTTGAACCGATTCGCCGTTCCTGGGAATCTTTCGCCTGCATGCTCGGCCAATCCGTAACGGCTCATACCCCGCAAGGGCCGCGACAGGGCATAGCCAAGGGGCTTCATGCTTCCGGAGCGTTGCTGTTGGAAACCGACGAAGGAGTCGTTCCCGTCTACTCGGCGGACATCCGGCAGGTATGA
- the mgsA gene encoding methylglyoxal synthase produces MHIALIAHDRKKEQMVNFAIAYRDILKQHHLYATGTTGQKIMEATGLHVHRFLSGPLGGDQQIGALVAENKMDCIIFLRDPLTAQPHEPDILALLRLADVHGIPVATNLAAAEVMIRSIQQGDFAWREIVNQANAREGGNA; encoded by the coding sequence ATGCACATTGCTTTGATCGCGCACGACCGGAAAAAAGAGCAAATGGTGAATTTTGCGATCGCCTATCGGGATATATTGAAGCAACACCATCTTTACGCTACAGGAACGACGGGTCAGAAGATCATGGAGGCGACAGGTCTGCACGTCCACCGGTTCCTGTCGGGACCGCTCGGCGGCGACCAACAAATCGGGGCACTGGTAGCGGAAAACAAAATGGATTGCATCATTTTTCTCCGCGATCCGTTGACGGCCCAACCGCACGAGCCGGATATCCTGGCACTGCTCCGGTTGGCCGACGTGCACGGCATTCCCGTGGCTACCAATCTCGCGGCGGCGGAAGTGATGATCCGCTCGATCCAACAAGGAGATTTTGCATGGCGGGAAATCGTGAATCAGGCCAATGCCAGAGAGGGGGGAAACGCATGA
- a CDS encoding CCA tRNA nucleotidyltransferase — translation MDPRKAAWWVMERLESAGYQAYLVGGCVRDELLGKQPKDYDVTTDARPETVQALFPRTAATGLKHGTVTVIHHGQPVEVTTFRVETGYSDHRRPDKVVFVSRLEEDLARRDFTVNAMAMDREGRLYDPFGGQKDLKERRIRAVGNAEARFTEDALRMLRAIRFSAQLGFRITDETGRAIRRMRHTLRHLAVERVTAELEKMWSVPSPSIGVQYLQEWELLPHLPPFHRWNHIQKAALLPAERFDRLTTREGRWGLLLHDCHVLPEQAARHLRLLRLKSADVKMINRIYQLAFDSRHWHPITPTEGKRLLLQHGTEPVLQSLQWSRVMGHLETETAERLEVLFERWAKEMPVRQLSDLAIDGSDLIRVTGEPPGRWVGQALAYLLEQVALGRLPNERSRLLEEGRRFGK, via the coding sequence ATGGACCCACGAAAAGCGGCATGGTGGGTGATGGAACGGCTGGAGTCTGCAGGATATCAAGCGTATCTGGTCGGGGGTTGCGTTCGTGACGAGTTGTTGGGCAAACAGCCGAAGGACTACGACGTCACAACGGATGCCCGGCCGGAAACGGTGCAGGCGTTGTTTCCCCGTACGGCAGCGACAGGTCTGAAACATGGAACCGTAACGGTGATACACCACGGACAACCGGTAGAGGTGACCACTTTTCGGGTTGAGACAGGCTATTCGGATCATCGCCGACCCGACAAAGTGGTCTTTGTTTCCCGTTTGGAGGAAGATCTGGCACGACGGGATTTTACCGTCAATGCGATGGCGATGGATCGGGAAGGGCGACTGTATGATCCGTTTGGCGGACAGAAAGACTTGAAAGAGAGGCGAATCCGAGCGGTTGGAAACGCGGAAGCGCGATTCACGGAGGATGCATTACGCATGCTGCGGGCCATTCGTTTCAGTGCTCAACTGGGGTTTCGGATCACTGACGAGACAGGACGTGCCATCCGCCGGATGCGCCATACGCTGAGACATCTGGCCGTGGAACGGGTGACGGCGGAGTTGGAGAAAATGTGGTCGGTGCCATCTCCTTCCATCGGGGTGCAGTATCTGCAGGAATGGGAACTGTTACCCCACCTGCCGCCGTTTCACCGCTGGAACCATATCCAAAAGGCGGCACTGCTGCCGGCGGAACGATTCGACCGTCTTACCACCCGCGAAGGCAGATGGGGGTTATTGTTGCACGATTGCCACGTTCTTCCGGAACAAGCGGCGCGTCATTTGCGTTTGTTGCGGTTAAAGTCGGCGGATGTGAAAATGATCAACCGGATCTATCAGTTGGCGTTCGACAGTCGGCATTGGCACCCGATTACGCCGACCGAAGGGAAACGGCTCCTTCTTCAACACGGAACGGAGCCGGTGTTGCAGTCTCTTCAATGGAGCCGGGTAATGGGTCATCTGGAAACAGAGACAGCCGAACGACTGGAAGTCCTGTTTGAGAGATGGGCAAAGGAAATGCCTGTACGACAGCTGTCCGATCTCGCGATTGACGGCAGCGATCTGATCCGGGTGACGGGAGAACCTCCCGGTCGGTGGGTGGGACAGGCTTTGGCGTATTTGTTGGAGCAAGTGGCGTTGGGACGGTTGCCCAACGAACGTTCCCGTTTGTTGGAGGAGGGAAGGCGATTTGGGAAGTGA
- the bshA gene encoding N-acetyl-alpha-D-glucosaminyl L-malate synthase BshA, producing the protein MRIGISCYPTHGGSGVVATELGKMMAERGHQVHFITYSMPFRLGRFHHHIHYHEVEANRYAVFKYPPYDLALANRMAQVAKIHRLDILHVHYAVPHAICAYLAKQMTGGAFRVVTTLHGTDITVLGEDPSLRDIICFGIHESDAVTAVSDDLVKQTRESFCVDSSIQRIYNFVDPRVYYPRDVSHIRPQYARPDEKLLLHISNFRAVKRVDDVVRVFEKVQRQIPARLLLVGDGPEWPRVTELVHELNLDQKVVFLGKQDEVAQLISLADLLLLPSAKESFGLVALEAMACGVPAVTSNAGGLPEVVKHGETGYLADIGDVDRMAAYALEILTDPVKHRRFSENGLKRAREQFSAEKIADEYEALYRRVLNEPRK; encoded by the coding sequence ATGCGAATCGGCATTTCATGTTACCCCACACACGGGGGATCGGGTGTGGTGGCCACGGAACTGGGCAAGATGATGGCGGAGCGTGGTCACCAGGTTCATTTCATCACGTACAGCATGCCATTTCGTCTCGGACGATTTCATCATCATATCCATTATCACGAAGTGGAAGCGAACCGTTATGCAGTATTCAAATATCCTCCCTATGATCTGGCATTGGCCAACCGGATGGCCCAAGTGGCCAAGATCCATCGATTGGACATTCTGCATGTCCACTACGCCGTTCCGCACGCCATCTGCGCGTATCTGGCCAAACAAATGACCGGCGGGGCGTTTCGGGTGGTGACGACCCTGCACGGAACGGACATTACCGTATTGGGGGAAGATCCGTCACTTCGGGACATCATCTGTTTTGGCATACATGAGAGTGATGCGGTGACGGCGGTGTCGGACGATCTGGTGAAGCAGACGCGTGAGTCGTTTTGCGTGGATTCGTCCATTCAACGCATCTACAACTTCGTCGATCCGCGTGTCTACTATCCGCGCGACGTCTCGCACATCCGGCCCCAATACGCGAGACCGGATGAAAAGCTGCTGCTTCATATCTCCAATTTCCGTGCCGTCAAACGGGTGGATGACGTGGTCCGTGTGTTTGAAAAAGTGCAGCGCCAAATCCCCGCGAGACTGTTGCTGGTGGGTGACGGGCCGGAATGGCCACGGGTGACCGAGCTTGTGCATGAGCTGAATTTGGATCAAAAAGTGGTCTTTCTCGGGAAACAGGACGAAGTGGCGCAGCTTATTTCCCTCGCTGATTTGCTGTTGTTGCCTTCCGCGAAGGAAAGCTTCGGACTCGTTGCACTGGAAGCGATGGCCTGCGGCGTCCCGGCCGTCACATCCAACGCGGGCGGTTTGCCGGAGGTAGTGAAGCACGGGGAGACCGGGTACCTGGCGGACATCGGGGATGTGGATCGAATGGCGGCATATGCGCTGGAGATTTTGACGGACCCGGTCAAACACCGGCGTTTTTCTGAAAACGGGTTGAAACGGGCGCGGGAACAGTTCAGTGCGGAGAAAATCGCGGACGAATACGAAGCGTTGTATCGGCGGGTATTGAATGAGCCACGAAAGTAG
- a CDS encoding sporulation protein YpjB, with amino-acid sequence MWKRWTGFLVILWSSFAILHPYESEPAFAMEQTQPVQWARQAERVYQLVERGDLLAARDALTVLSRSFSRANLSPLRLTVEQIRTLSQTLVEMEQELNRVRPNPTALMAAALRMRMAFDALTHPNQPLWRQYYSVLQRDLAAIDRAINAGNQVRARMAVDALIDHYRLIRPAIVISRTPTTVAKVDSVLSFLRNQSRPTWNPALLRSGVSRLRGMLNPLFYGPEEQVTAMYGKWDMPVVSFMLMTGGVIVFVLTYVSWKKYRAVRFP; translated from the coding sequence ATGTGGAAGAGATGGACCGGCTTCTTGGTCATATTGTGGAGCAGTTTCGCCATCTTGCATCCCTATGAATCAGAACCGGCATTCGCCATGGAACAAACGCAACCGGTGCAGTGGGCGAGGCAGGCTGAGCGGGTGTATCAGTTGGTGGAGAGGGGGGATTTATTGGCCGCACGCGATGCGTTGACGGTGCTTTCGCGCAGTTTTTCCCGTGCAAACCTGTCTCCTCTCAGATTGACGGTGGAGCAGATTCGCACGTTATCGCAAACATTGGTGGAAATGGAACAGGAGCTGAATCGCGTCCGTCCCAACCCGACCGCATTGATGGCGGCGGCGCTTCGGATGCGGATGGCATTTGATGCGCTGACGCATCCCAACCAACCGCTGTGGCGACAGTATTACTCAGTGTTGCAAAGGGATTTGGCTGCCATCGACCGCGCGATCAACGCCGGAAATCAAGTCCGTGCCCGCATGGCGGTGGATGCGCTGATTGATCATTACCGATTGATACGCCCCGCCATTGTGATCTCGCGGACTCCGACGACGGTGGCCAAGGTGGATTCGGTGCTGTCCTTTTTGCGCAACCAATCGCGGCCGACGTGGAATCCTGCGTTGTTGCGCAGTGGGGTGAGCCGTTTGCGCGGGATGCTGAATCCGCTGTTTTACGGACCGGAGGAACAAGTGACGGCCATGTACGGTAAATGGGACATGCCGGTCGTCTCATTCATGCTGATGACAGGCGGTGTGATCGTGTTCGTGCTGACTTATGTCAGTTGGAAAAAGTATCGGGCTGTGCGTTTTCCGTAG
- a CDS encoding nucleotide pyrophosphohydrolase: MDRKTMYDMQQEVDLYIRQFKEGYFQPLSMLARMTEEVGELAREVNHRYGEKPKKESEAENSIDMELGDLLFIIICFANSLGIDLEEAFDRVMHKYNTRDANRWTRIESNTEATEA, translated from the coding sequence ATGGATCGTAAAACCATGTATGACATGCAACAAGAAGTGGATCTATATATCCGTCAGTTCAAGGAAGGATATTTTCAACCGTTGTCCATGTTGGCCCGCATGACCGAGGAAGTGGGCGAACTGGCGCGGGAAGTGAATCACCGCTACGGTGAAAAGCCCAAAAAAGAGAGTGAAGCGGAGAACAGCATTGATATGGAATTGGGTGATCTCCTGTTCATCATCATCTGTTTTGCCAATTCACTCGGAATTGATTTGGAAGAGGCGTTTGACCGCGTCATGCACAAATACAATACGCGGGACGCCAATCGCTGGACCCGCATCGAATCGAATACAGAAGCGACCGAAGCGTGA
- the dapB gene encoding 4-hydroxy-tetrahydrodipicolinate reductase translates to MSEIRVAVAGASGRMGQEVVKLLHREEGMTLVSGISRSAVGQDVGEVAGIGKLGVTFTGSVEEAIAKDRPDVLVDFTTPHAVRRHAEIALEAGVRPVIGTSGLSREDLRELDALCQDKGIGAIVAPNFAIGAVLMMVFAAKASKYLPHVEIIELHHDKKLDAPSGTAVKTAELIADVRSEFRQGHPEEKETMEGARGAYYNGFRIHSVRLPGIVAHQEVLFGGPGQLLTIRHDSMNRESFMPGVKLAIEKVMELDHLVYGLENILDL, encoded by the coding sequence ATGAGCGAGATTCGTGTAGCGGTGGCCGGGGCGAGCGGCCGGATGGGACAAGAAGTGGTGAAATTGTTGCATCGGGAAGAGGGAATGACGCTGGTCAGCGGCATTTCCCGTTCCGCAGTGGGACAAGATGTTGGAGAAGTGGCGGGCATCGGCAAACTGGGTGTGACATTTACAGGATCGGTGGAAGAAGCGATCGCCAAAGACCGGCCCGACGTGCTGGTGGATTTCACCACGCCACATGCAGTGCGGCGGCATGCGGAGATCGCGCTGGAAGCGGGCGTGCGTCCGGTAATCGGCACCAGCGGCCTGTCAAGGGAGGATTTGCGTGAATTGGATGCACTTTGTCAGGACAAGGGCATCGGGGCGATCGTGGCACCCAACTTCGCCATCGGCGCGGTGCTGATGATGGTGTTTGCGGCCAAGGCGAGCAAGTATCTGCCGCATGTGGAGATCATCGAATTGCATCATGACAAAAAGCTGGACGCACCTTCAGGCACAGCTGTCAAGACGGCGGAGTTGATCGCGGACGTACGGAGTGAGTTTCGCCAAGGACATCCCGAGGAAAAAGAGACGATGGAAGGGGCGCGCGGTGCATACTACAACGGTTTTCGCATCCACAGCGTCCGCCTTCCCGGTATCGTGGCACATCAGGAGGTCCTGTTCGGCGGACCGGGGCAGTTGTTGACGATCCGTCATGATTCGATGAACAGGGAGTCGTTTATGCCGGGTGTAAAGCTGGCGATCGAGAAAGTGATGGAATTGGATCATCTGGTTTACGGCCTGGAAAACATCTTGGATTTGTAA
- a CDS encoding 1-aminocyclopropane-1-carboxylate deaminase/D-cysteine desulfhydrase, translating into MDAHLSRYPLMWGETPLHRLHGLERVTGLEECWIKRDDLTGIAFGGNKVRKLEYLLGDALAKGCDTVITGGSPQSNHARLTAACARRAGMEPWLCFAGKHMGTQQGNLLLDHILGAEMKTTGVYGSEPLLEEMEKWADEARQKGKKPYVIPVGGSTPIGDYGYKRAWDVLLDQLAEAGTQPESIVLAVGSGGTLAGLLAGKVLRPAPIRLIGISVWLKADELTRVVVRMANDLLAFLGSDRRVSPADVHIEDGYIGKKYGVPSDAGNEAIRLLSRAEGLFADPIYTGKALAGLLDLFHRGRIGSRVLFWHTGGTPALFTHAHSFTREG; encoded by the coding sequence GTGGATGCACACTTGTCCCGCTATCCGCTGATGTGGGGAGAGACGCCGCTACACCGCCTGCACGGCTTGGAGCGGGTCACAGGGCTGGAGGAATGCTGGATCAAACGGGATGATCTGACCGGGATTGCGTTCGGCGGAAACAAGGTGCGCAAACTGGAATATCTGTTGGGCGATGCGTTGGCAAAAGGATGCGACACGGTGATCACCGGCGGCAGCCCGCAGTCCAACCACGCGCGGCTGACGGCGGCATGTGCGCGGCGTGCCGGAATGGAACCATGGCTTTGTTTTGCCGGGAAGCATATGGGTACGCAACAGGGGAACCTGTTGTTGGACCATATTTTGGGTGCGGAAATGAAAACGACCGGTGTGTACGGGTCCGAACCACTGCTCGAAGAAATGGAGAAATGGGCCGATGAAGCGCGGCAAAAAGGGAAAAAACCATATGTGATTCCGGTCGGTGGTTCCACACCCATCGGGGATTACGGTTATAAGCGGGCGTGGGATGTATTGCTGGATCAGCTGGCAGAAGCGGGAACCCAGCCGGAGTCGATCGTACTGGCTGTCGGCAGTGGCGGTACGTTGGCCGGTTTGTTGGCGGGGAAAGTGCTTCGTCCCGCCCCGATCAGGCTGATCGGGATCAGCGTATGGCTGAAAGCGGACGAGCTGACACGGGTGGTTGTTCGCATGGCGAACGATCTTTTGGCATTTTTGGGTTCGGATCGACGTGTTTCACCCGCTGACGTGCACATAGAAGACGGCTACATAGGGAAAAAATACGGGGTTCCGTCGGATGCGGGCAATGAAGCCATCCGTCTTTTGTCCAGGGCGGAAGGGTTGTTCGCCGATCCCATCTATACCGGCAAGGCGTTGGCGGGTTTGTTGGATCTGTTCCATCGCGGCAGAATCGGTTCCCGTGTCCTGTTTTGGCACACCGGAGGAACGCCGGCATTGTTTACGCATGCCCATTCTTTCACACGGGAGGGATGA
- the bshB1 gene encoding bacillithiol biosynthesis deacetylase BshB1, which produces MTVGQRVDILAFGAHPDDVEIGAGGILAKHQTQGFSVAICDLTAAELSSNGTVELRRQEAEKAAAVLGLTERVNLGFPDRGLKGTDEQIRRMIEVIRRLRPRIVLAPYSEDRHPDHVACSRMVKEAVFDAGIRNRKVDGDWPAHRVEQVFHYFINDVGPADVIVDITDVYERKMEAILAYASQFDRSRGEVDTPLNHPSYLAMIRGRDQLWGHQIRALYGEGLAKTRPLAMDRLL; this is translated from the coding sequence ATGACAGTCGGCCAACGTGTTGACATTCTGGCATTTGGCGCCCATCCGGATGATGTGGAGATCGGAGCTGGCGGCATTTTGGCCAAACACCAGACCCAGGGATTTTCGGTGGCGATCTGCGATCTGACGGCAGCAGAACTCTCCTCCAACGGTACGGTGGAACTGCGCCGACAGGAGGCGGAAAAAGCGGCTGCTGTCCTTGGCCTTACCGAACGGGTCAATCTGGGATTTCCAGACCGGGGGCTGAAGGGGACGGATGAACAGATTCGACGCATGATTGAGGTCATCCGACGATTGCGCCCGCGCATCGTGTTGGCTCCGTACAGCGAGGACCGTCATCCCGACCATGTGGCCTGCAGCCGGATGGTGAAGGAAGCAGTGTTTGACGCCGGAATCCGCAACCGAAAAGTGGACGGGGACTGGCCCGCCCATCGGGTGGAACAAGTGTTCCATTACTTTATCAACGATGTGGGTCCGGCTGACGTCATTGTCGATATCACGGATGTCTACGAACGAAAGATGGAGGCGATCCTGGCTTATGCCAGTCAGTTTGACCGCTCCCGGGGCGAAGTGGACACACCGCTCAATCATCCCAGCTATCTGGCGATGATCCGGGGGCGGGATCAACTTTGGGGCCATCAAATACGCGCATTGTACGGGGAAGGATTGGCAAAGACCCGTCCGTTGGCGATGGATCGGCTCCTGTGA
- a CDS encoding YitT family protein, producing the protein MKKHVKNIALILLGAFIYSVGVNYFAVNNRLAEGGFTGLALLAHYQLGISPALMIFILNIPLYFIGYKVFGKQTLIYTLIGTNAASLFLELTKGWGSPLDDLLLAALYTGVLVGVGLGLIFRVGGTTGGVDIIARLLNKYFDWSIGRTFFLFDLGVLTLSYVYIGREKAMYTMVAVFVGARVVDFVVEGLNAAKAATIISNSAVDISNKITKEMDRGATLLKGRGGYTGVDKEVLYVVVNRNELPRLKQLVHSVDPYAFVVVHDVRDVLGEGFTYDSLEKAKTQ; encoded by the coding sequence ATGAAAAAGCACGTGAAAAACATTGCGCTCATCCTGTTGGGTGCATTTATCTATTCGGTCGGTGTCAATTACTTCGCCGTCAACAACCGGCTGGCCGAGGGCGGCTTTACCGGTTTGGCGCTGCTGGCACACTATCAATTGGGGATCTCTCCGGCACTCATGATTTTCATTCTCAATATCCCGCTGTATTTTATCGGGTACAAAGTGTTCGGAAAACAGACGCTCATCTACACCTTGATCGGTACCAATGCGGCGTCCTTGTTTTTGGAACTGACCAAAGGATGGGGCAGTCCGCTCGATGACCTGCTGTTGGCCGCCCTGTACACCGGTGTGCTGGTGGGGGTCGGATTGGGGCTGATTTTCCGCGTTGGTGGAACCACTGGCGGCGTTGACATCATCGCCCGTCTGCTCAACAAGTATTTCGACTGGAGTATCGGACGTACGTTCTTCCTGTTTGACTTGGGCGTGTTGACGCTGTCCTATGTGTATATCGGCCGGGAAAAAGCAATGTACACCATGGTGGCCGTCTTTGTCGGCGCGCGTGTCGTCGACTTTGTCGTAGAAGGGTTGAATGCGGCCAAAGCGGCGACTATCATCTCCAACTCCGCTGTCGACATCTCCAACAAAATCACCAAGGAAATGGATCGGGGCGCCACTTTGTTAAAAGGGAGAGGCGGCTACACCGGTGTGGACAAAGAAGTGCTCTACGTGGTCGTCAACCGGAACGAACTGCCCCGGCTCAAACAACTCGTCCACTCCGTCGATCCGTATGCGTTCGTGGTCGTTCACGATGTTCGGGACGTATTGGGAGAAGGGTTTACCTACGACAGCCTGGAAAAAGCCAAAACGCAATAA
- the panB gene encoding 3-methyl-2-oxobutanoate hydroxymethyltransferase, translating to MEGRKKITTRMLRDMKAKGQKIAMITAYDYPSAKLADQAGVDVILVGDSLGMVVLGYDSTIPVTIDDMVHHTKAVTRGTKHAFVVSDLPFLTCHLGTEHALRAAGRLMQEAGAKAVKIEGGEEILEVVRACVAAGIPVMGHLGLTPQSVHQLGGYRVQGRDAETAQRLIRDARLLEEAGAFALVLECVPEELAREITEAITIPTIGIGAGRYCDGQVLVFHDVLQIASEVNPSFVQAFAEAGAVMQEGIRRYVQAVRETRFPQEEHVFHLSNEAMATLYGGKGLSRK from the coding sequence ATGGAAGGGCGGAAAAAAATCACCACCCGCATGTTGCGCGACATGAAGGCGAAAGGACAGAAAATCGCCATGATCACGGCCTATGATTATCCTTCGGCCAAATTGGCGGATCAGGCCGGGGTGGACGTGATTCTGGTGGGGGATTCGCTGGGAATGGTGGTATTGGGGTATGATTCCACCATTCCGGTCACCATCGACGATATGGTGCATCATACGAAAGCGGTTACCCGGGGAACGAAACATGCATTTGTCGTATCCGATCTGCCGTTTCTGACCTGCCATCTGGGAACGGAGCATGCGCTTCGGGCCGCCGGACGTCTCATGCAGGAGGCTGGAGCCAAAGCCGTCAAGATCGAGGGCGGTGAAGAAATCCTGGAAGTGGTACGCGCTTGTGTGGCGGCTGGCATACCGGTGATGGGCCACCTGGGCTTGACACCGCAATCGGTTCATCAACTGGGCGGTTACAGGGTGCAGGGGCGCGATGCCGAAACGGCGCAGCGCCTGATACGCGATGCCCGTTTGTTGGAAGAAGCCGGGGCGTTCGCGTTGGTGTTGGAGTGCGTGCCGGAGGAGTTGGCACGAGAAATTACGGAAGCGATCACCATCCCGACGATCGGGATCGGGGCGGGCCGCTACTGTGACGGTCAGGTGCTGGTCTTCCACGACGTGCTGCAAATCGCCAGCGAAGTGAACCCTTCCTTCGTCCAAGCGTTTGCCGAGGCGGGAGCGGTGATGCAGGAAGGAATCCGGCGTTATGTGCAAGCGGTCAGGGAAACGCGTTTCCCGCAGGAAGAACACGTATTCCATCTTTCAAACGAAGCAATGGCCACATTGTATGGAGGTAAAGGATTGAGCAGAAAATGA
- the panD gene encoding aspartate 1-decarboxylase → MFRTMMKAKIHRATVTEANLNYVGSVTIDEEILERVDILPNEKVQIVNNNNGARLETYVIPGPRGSRTICLNGAAARLVQPGDKVIIISYALMSEEEIARHQPKIAIMGENNEIQTVIGEEIHGTIL, encoded by the coding sequence ATGTTTCGCACGATGATGAAAGCCAAGATTCACCGGGCCACGGTGACGGAAGCCAACCTGAACTACGTGGGCAGTGTGACCATCGACGAGGAGATTTTGGAACGTGTCGACATTTTGCCCAACGAAAAAGTGCAGATTGTCAACAACAACAATGGGGCCCGTTTGGAAACCTACGTCATTCCCGGTCCGCGCGGCAGCCGGACGATTTGCTTGAATGGGGCAGCGGCCCGGTTGGTACAGCCGGGGGATAAGGTGATTATCATCTCTTATGCTTTGATGAGTGAGGAAGAGATCGCCCGTCACCAACCCAAGATCGCAATCATGGGAGAGAACAACGAGATCCAGACGGTGATCGGGGAAGAAATACACGGCACGATTTTATAA